The Onthophagus taurus isolate NC chromosome 6, IU_Otau_3.0, whole genome shotgun sequence region tgtcaaaatttattttatttttgctaaaaaaaaggataaaaacgcgaattacaaaaaatagcataaaaaacacgtttcataagacttaaagcactcattcattaaaaaactcgtggcttcgccactcgtttttcaactaaaaattcgtgcatttcaagcgtctcttacgaaacttgttttttaagatactATTTCCTGTAACTGGGTAGTACCTGTTGGAAATAATGtcctattattattattatttatatcatctataaacgatttataaagCGTAAAATAAAACACTTGCCGCGCGATCGCAAAACACATCCGATCTTTAGCGATGCACAAATCGAACTGAAGGaagaagtgatagaaattagaaataatagtatattattatatgagcatataaggagggctattattcacgaTGGTTAAGTTTATGTAACGAGCGTAGCGAGTGGCATAATTAACCTAAGTGAATAAAGGCtcattatatgcgagtagaatactatactttgtccacgactattgaaattgattccataaatttactttttaaataaatttttgaataacggttaaacgtcaatgtgacacaaattcaatgttactaactgtaactaacttcacaacaatttgtcaaaattaaatgtcagttttataaaacgtcgttttctttacgaaaattaattaatttatgcttaaatcatacgaaaatagttatttgtattataagtAAAGAAagtatacttttttctttacgaaTCGCGAATTTTCTAATCGAGGCGAAGCCGAGATTAGAAACGCGAATAATACATGAAGTTTTTTCGGACactcaatttaaatgaattacctacattttataagaaattatttaaaaagtacacGACGAGCTCGAGAATCAAAttgtcgaaaaaaaaataaagtagtgaTTCATGaggaggtgttatcaaaatcgtcaCTAACATGTGGTGATTTACAGTTACAACAGTGTACATCAAGTATAAGCATATCTAACCTTATTAATTGtacgtttaatatttattctaataaataattaattgtttatttggtTGCTATAAAGAAATGGTTGCTATAAAGAAATGAGGTACTTTTCTTTACGATTTGTAATCAGGAAATATAGGCCATTTCCAGTGAGTGTCCGAAAacaggaatttgtttaggtttttttaaggTCGCGGTTCAATCACGTGATGTTcgcaaaagtgcaaaaaaaatttgtatagttCCGCTGTTGGTTAAAAGAGGTCGTCGAGAGTTCAATTCAGTTATTCATAGCGACGCTTTTTTATATCAGCTTACAATTAGTCATCCTACcgttgaaatattttattcattgaGGAATATATTCTGGTTTAGCCTTACGCGATGCCTATTCTCGATATTATTtggtgttctttttttttttttgcgaaatgTTAATATTGTTATAGTTGGTGTTATTTTCATaacttaacatttttacttttaaacaattaatttttattttcaattatttattcaaatgtTTCTATTacctaaattttgattaacacaaattttttttaccagTATTAGATCCTAACTCAACATTAACAATGTATTACaacaatattaaacattttcgaCCCAATTCCACAGGAATCAGATTTTTGGCCATATACAGGGTggatcagtttttaatcgggaagctttactaggatgtagtacttgccaaaataacacaagttttttatataaacatagggtcccaactcttttgttttcgagctatgagctgtcaaagttgagccaaaaatttacatttcatcttttatttcgAGTATAAGTAAACCatagaatttgaatttttgtatGTACTACTGGCTGataccttattttcaaccataccttaaacttccctagcACCTTCTAAAGGTGAACACGCACCTAGCCGCATCGCACTAGCCGCACGCGACACACGAAACgaattttagaattttttatatgatatcTTATGTAGTACCGCACACCTATCCGCATCGTACAGCcgcattttaataaaatgctGTGGATGTACGAATTCAATATATGAATGCGTATGACGTCATCAGAATCACTACGTTCGCTGTGTACAGGGCGATTCTGATAACGTCAAGTAAGTCAACTACAACGTAACTTGACTTTATCAAGATGGAAAGTACCCTTATTTCTCTTGTACAAAATTATGAGGAATTATATAATTTGAAACATCATAATTATAGTAATCAACAGCGACGAGATAATATTTGGGAGGAGATTGGCAACATTATGAAATTACCTGGTACGTTCgtttattaattgtaaacGGTATTAGGTTTTAGTTCACCATCTTGTTTCTGACGGGAACAGAATTTGAGTATGCGATTGTATATTATGTAAACTAATGTTATTAtagttataaacttttttatttttgtatttacatCTAATCTTATTTCACATAAAAAGTCAAGATCGTAATAAAGCGACATTCGTCGGTAGTTTTCTGGCTTCTCTGTATATCAATGTAATTTTCCTTCTCGAACTCTTCGACGCTGCCATTCCACTGATCCAACTTCTGAACAAAAATAATCCTTGAATGTATTTCTGACTGCTAAAGCCGTGGTCCTTATGTTTCCTCTAGCTCCCCTCATGTTCTTTATTCCACGCATGTCACTCAGCCTTACATGATCATTTTTCGACCAGTAACATATGTCttctcttaaaaaattatgtaaagcACATATTGCTAGGATAATTGTTACAGTGTGATCACGAGACATATGTAGTTTATGTTCAAATAATCTAAATTTTCTTACTAATAATCCGAAAGCATTTTCTACCGTGTTTCTTGCGCGGCTTAATCGATagttaaaaatcttcttttcttcatttccttTTACATCATCACGTGAATACGGCCTCATTAAGTATGTACACAGTGGGAACGCTTCATCCCCAACGATAACGTGTGGTAAATTATTTCCATCAGGTAGCGGTTTTGGTGGGGGCATATTAAAGTTGCCTTCTCTGAGACTTTGTCccatatttgaattttgaaatattctagCATCAGAATTTTTGCCGAAAGCACCAACATCTACCgctatgaattttttatttgcatCAACTAGCGCTAGTAACACAATGctaaagtgttttttataGCAGAAATAATTAGAACCACTATGTTGTGGTGCTTCGATCAATATGTGTTTCCCATCAAGTGCTCCCACTGCATTTGGGAAATTCCATCTTTCCCGAAACTGTGCTTCCGATGAAAGCCACAAATTCTCGTTAGGTGTGGGCATTACGATTGGTTGTATAAAGGCCCAAATTGCTTCACAGGTAGAGTATACTATTTCTCGTACTGTAGTCTCGCCCAATCGATAGTTATCAGCTAAAGATGTAAAAGAATTCCCGGTTGTCAGAAACctgcaaaattattttattaggaACGACCCTAGGAGCTTAActcatttttaacttaaaaatttcatgTATTTCATACGTTTGCAGATATAACATGTAAAGATAAATGGCAAAGAATCAGGGAAAACTTTCGGAAAGCTTTAAATCTTCGCAAATGTAAAAGTGGTCAGTCGGCAGATAGGCTCAAACCGCCAAAGTATTTTCAGGAGCTGAGTTTCCTAATTCCATATTTAAATGACGAAGAGAATCGGAGGTCAAACATATTAAGACCTATTGGAAATCATTTGGATATAAGAAGTCCAGACTTATTAATTGATTCTCCCGAAGGGGATTCACAAGTTTCCGATTCGTCTtcgtcaaatttaaaaaagtccaCTCCACTTACATCTCAGAAACGGAGATTTACACCGTATAGAGCACCATCAATCAACAACCAACCGACCACCGCTGCGACAGTGCTTCAAGAATATTTATCGAAAACGTCAACAAATTCAGGCTCGTCGCAAACTCCGACCTCAGATCCGTTGATAGATTTTTTCATGACAATGGCAAAGACTGTTAAAAGATTCCCAGTCAGAAAGCAGCTAAAGATAAAAGCGGACTTGTTCCACATGGTTCACAATGTAGAACTAGAACTTAGCAATGAGGATGCATCTGGTACATCGACAGCACCAGCTCGAGAAATATCTGAAGAAACAATTCAATCCCTACCTCAATCGAACGATTCTACTTTGTCTGTTAATTCAAATTCTATCGAATTCGAATGGACAGATGAATAACAGGTATTCATCTGTCAAgtcgaatttttaatttaaacaataaaataaaactaaatatattCTTACCTTAAACAAACAACTAGTCTTTCTTCTGGTCCAATTGCCATCCTATACCTTGTATTTTGTCTAGTTATGTGCGGTTCTAGCATACCTAACAGCTGCCTAAACTTGAGAGGAGTCATAtggaaatacttaaaaaaacgCTTATCGTCTTTTAGTAAGTCAGGATATAACGAATAGTATTCTCCAAACCATTGCCTTTTTAAGTTAATACTATGAACCCAAATTCTTTTTTCCCTTTGTGGTATTTCGTTTTCTTCATCCTCTATTAATAAAGTACTGACAATAATAGGGTCAATTTCCATTATACGCGTTCACTTCGACATAGACGTATAGACAGAAATGACACTACATAATACTGCAAAGCGGTGCGAACAACGCGGTTCGTTCGATGCGGCGCGTGCGGTTCAAATAGGTGTGCGAGATCGTACACAAACTCGTTTCGTGCGGCTCGGGCGATTCGTGCGGTGCGGCTAGGTGCGCGTTCACCTTAAGGGGATGCAATTCACCATCcccttgatttattttataagaactttttaacgctatgtaatattaacataaaaaaatatgggttatAAGCACATACTTtagtggtacttttttgtctctttagtattttctttaAGGTGGCGATTCGAACCTCTTGGGTTcataaaagtgataaaaaaatcggtttttATTTCGTCAGTCAATGATTAATATTTCAACAATATTCAtgcatttaattttacaacattACTGAATTCGTCACTTGATTATattgtatacagggtgtttcggtgactcggggaataaatttaaccacatatactagagtgaaaatgatgacgattcatgtaaaaaaaaatagtaaaagtctgcaaatttcaaagatacaggccatcaaagttaggaaattttaacacatttttccaaatatcttaaacactatttacagtaaagcgctgaaatttggtacagtataaaTCAATGTCGTGTAAAATTGTTAGGCAATTTATGAGTTGGATCGGTCCGCAGGAACAATGCTTACcggctgttcctaaagtttgtttgctcagaacttttttattctttcataACCCTAcgtttatttttgcagtttctaatagtaaatttagtttagaaacttttattactcttagataatattcataaaaatcaccgttttcgtgttaaatccaaaaatgttgggttccgatttcaatagtgctattactaaaaaaaagaaatctaagtttttgaacatcctttagtattttttattacttgtcttgttattttatgtactttttttattattccggttagtgttgatttttaatttattgtttttgagttcttttattaaaccaactaaaacaaattaaaaatgtgatttagctaaatctatacttggacatgttgcatacataatagttatgacagctcagttcgattttcacttgtcattgctaattcaaattatttatttatttattttttttagtgttattgaattcggagtctaacatttttgcatttaatacggaaacggtggtttttatcaatattctctaagagtgataaaagtttctaaactaaatttactattagaaaatgcaaaaataaatgtagggtaaTGATAggataaaaaagttctgagcaaataaactttatgaacagcctgtatagcattgttcccgcgtaccgatccaactcaaaaattgcctaatgattttacgtgatGTTAGTTtacgctgtaccaaatttcaacgctttaccataaatagtgtttaagatatttagaaaaatatgttaaaatttcataactttgatggcctgtatctttgcaatttgaggacttttactaattttttttacatgaatcgtcatcattttcactctagtatatgtggttacatttgttccccgagtcaccgaaacaccctgtatatgatggttttttattgtgaaatagttttgtaaaaattgttattctaagatggttttttttattgtaaaatagaattaaagttgttattgatttttattattttttataatgtagaaccgttttttttttgtgaataaatagtattattgttatctatgtctattacaaattattattactttactTTAGATTATTTATGTTCTTATATCTTGATAACAATTTGCTGTGTTATTTCTTACTTTCTCAGTGTTAATATAATCACTAAAAATTAGGGCGGAAGGACTGTGATCAGCAACTCATTCATAATTGCCTACAAATCTTCTATctgttatatatatttatttactcagtagttaaaagagaaattgGCCATGAACAAATGTTATTACCAACTCAAGATTAGTAATCAATTTATAATacgttttataacattttattggcaattaattattttttatatttatttttttttttaatttttaattagtacCTAAAGCCATCTACAAAGTAATTGCCAAAGGTTTACTTAGTACTGTTTTGTCGATTTTAGGCAACCCATTTTACACCTTTTCGTAATGACTAAAAATTGTGACAAAATCGCATATCTTCAGAAAAAATACATTCATGAAATAATCACACAGCTATTGCACTTTTACGAATACGGAATCTGTTCCTAAGATACATAAGCATTAGATGACATATTTGCCACCTCGTTTAAGTCCCTAATCTCTTCTAGAGAACGATTTGTATTAAGCCCTTATTATGACTAACTTTCGTAATTTATTTCTGTCAGCGTCATGATTATTTTAGAATACTAAATATGTCATTCCGTAGAGTAATATATGTACTTCAAGCCTacgtatttacttttttataaatatgtagCATTAAGTCGTGAATGTACATCTACGTAACCTCTCCCGGCGTATATAAAAATGGACGCTTTGAACCGCCCCcttaatgtcaaacatttagaaactcctaaaaatagtatattgttttatatggaagagaagcagtgctttttatggcgtggtctgtcgcttagcgacgaacgcagtgagtcgctaatgacagatgagccgttaaaattgtggcgtgtccgacagtttgccggacgaacgaagtgagtccggcaatgacggaccagccacaaacgaatctgcttctcttccgaataaaacatagtattttttcttcaaacgttgcaaataatacggcgctaaagtgaaatgttcttcaacgttatggcgctaaagtgaaatttactttagcgccataacgctgaagtacttttttgctatgttgatcttagcaaccgtcgttatgcaacaatgacttacttctaccgcgagtaaacacgacaacaaagttgtcatttaatgacgtttgaagaaaaatggaattaaattgacgttttttgaaattttaacgtttcaaataattattattagtctgtcaAGTTGGTTACCCATGAATGCCATAGAAAATAGCTTCGTAGAAATCATGTAGAAATGCAACTCTCTAAACAATAACTTCGTACTAAAAATTGAACGCAtgtggcgccatctgttggggatattttggaattattcaGCTAAGAACCGAACCACTAGAATACAGGTGTATTGGGtttatacaggtgtatctgaatgactgcaacaaacttcaagggatgattctttagtgaattttaagggtactttgatatatgaaccatgggcgacttgggctcccctaaggagctacacccctccaaaaatggcggaaaattttggttaaattttttttcctcaaaaaccataaacgctaggaaaataaaatttggggaatatgtttaactcatagtagggcatgttttgaccctgtttgtactttcaacctacctttctaaactactaaacgtaactaccccctttacatttttgctaatattttttttatgcagatgataaatacgttaaaaaaattttacctaggtagatgaaagtatcctaaaactcttttgtctctctaaaatttttccaaaaacgactaatttttaagaaaaaaaataataaagcaaatacTGCACGTTAAACatcggggttgtcgatcaaaagttggaatgaaatttgaatgaaaaaattttagtaggctttgcaatctttgtcagaaatatttttgacgtttaaatgtcagtgtttttcttactattattattgtttttcaaattaatttttaaataaagttctaacacatttacgctcgttcactcgacgtttcaaaattataataaaacaataataatagtacgaaaaccactgacatttaaacgacaaaaatatttctgacaaatattgcaaagcctactaagattttttcattaaaaattcattccaactttcgattaacaaccatacagcttaacagttagtgtttgcttaattattttttttctcagaaattattaattttcgaagaaaatcagagagacaaaaaagttttagaatagttttatctatctaactgaaatttttccaatgtatttatcattttcataaaaaatatgtaggcataaattgaacgggggtggttacgtttagtagtttagaagggtaggttgaaagtacaaatagggtcaaaatgtgccctattatgagttaaacatattccccaaatttcattttcctagcgtttatggtttttgagaaaaagacattaaaccaaaattttctgctattttggaggggtgtagctccttaggggagccgaagtcgcccatggttcatatatcaaagtacccttaaaattcactaaagaaccaccccttgaagtttgttgcagtcattcagatacaagCTCCAACCACAGAATAACTGTTTGGAAAGTGGTTTTCAACCACTATGTGGCTCCAATTAACGTTCCGACTGGTTGGGAATTCCTCAGATGCAATTACCTATGGCAATTACACCAGTCAAATAATTCCGCCACATTTGAATATCACTGCATCATATGACATGTGAGATTGCATCTGACGCGCTTCCAACCAGTTATAACGTTAGCTGAAACAATGTTATAATGTCGattataatctaattatttaatcctaccattattactttattatactCTTACCTTGactcttaccgaaaaatcactttaaaatgacgttttcatcTGTCATTCagcagcaaatttaaaaatataaaacgaattgtaatctatactttttaaattaaaagaatgatactagcaataattgttattgctgTCTCTCATCATTcccactattaataataaaattgttagtttaattaaattatttcagtatAGACCTAATGCCATCTTACGGGGGGATTTCGACATACAATCAGTCCCAAGTTCTCCTATCAAAGATCCCTGGGGCTGATGAATGcccgtgaataatgattattattcactccgtgaaaaataactatcattttgttttagaaaactcattcataaggtatatattatatggtagtcgtggacaaataataaaaagcattATAAAGTTGggtaaaaatgtcaaaatttaaattaattggtgCCATCTCTTGCCATTTACTAGAAACctcatataattattattagaaacatATTTAATGATTAGCTATTAAAACGACGAAATATAATgagagttatttaaaaatttataaataattatattaatttttatataaaaatgtcatgaaatatttataaactaTAATAATTTAGGGTAATTTTTCACATATAGGTTGGACACATTGCTTACACTGTCAAGTGCAGTCAAgtgtcattaaaaatttaacgaAAACAGCTATGGATGGCTTAATATTGtgtaaaaagataaattaaaacaaattaggAGAAGTACTTGTTTTATTCATTACTTTAAATCACTCACATAATATAATTAGTcagtaaattttaagttttaatcatACAACCTTTATTTCTTAACATTGTGAGTTTGGTGTTTATTAAAGGAAAATGCCAAGAAAAAGAACACGAAGATGCAAAGTGATTGTTAATTATCGCATAtctgatgatgatgaagatgataataggtaaaattatcaaatttgttacatgttattatttataattcttTACTTACAGCCCGAAAAGACGTAAAGTTGCTAAACCTCAGATTCAAGAACAACAGAAACGGTTTGTATTATGTTATGATtacagtttttaatttgaaaacgtTAAAGTTTAagtcaaaaaatgataattgtCTTAAAACAACTATAAATCTTAAACTCTTAGTACCTATCTCTTAAACAATAACTGTTATAATAACGAGTCGcacaattataaatataactttattaaatattaactcTACAGATCTTTTATAGCTACACACACGAGTTGCTTGTCATGCAATTCTTATGCAACTTGTTGTACATCTTTATGACACCTCCCCTATCAAGTTAATACATCacataatcattaaatttagtCGGCTTTCGCATTATTCGGGACGGCTTAGTGTTTAGATTAACAATTGGTTGTTCATTATTTGCAATTAAAGGTACAATAGCATTTTCTACCTTATCACCtaacttattattatcatGATTAGAATCAATGTCCTTTGGAAGAGCAGGAGGAATCGTACTCTCTTCTATATTTGTAGGTAGTTGTCTGTCAGTTACTGATTTTCTCAAGACTTGACTATTTCTTCTTAGTACATTCAGTCCTGTATTTATTAAGTATGATCTTGGACTTTCATGTTTACCTATAACTACGGCTGGCTGCCACTCCTTGTTCTTTCTATAAACTATGCTTTCTCCCacattaaagttttttaatggTTTTGTTCCCTTGTCATagtattttttcattatttcttgtttcttgcttaaatcatttttaaaactctTGATTTcctcatttattttttctactATGGGTAACTTCGTTTTAATCTTTCGAGAAAACAAAAGTTCAGCAGGAGATCTCATTAACCCTGTAATTGGTGTGTTTCGATATTCCATCAAAGCAGCATCAAGATCTTTAGTTTTACGAAGTATATTTTTAGCTGTCTGAACAAAGCGTTCTGCCAAACCATTCGATCTTGGATATCTCGGGCTGCtggttttaaattcaaaatcatattCTTTTGCGAATTTTCTACATTCAAAGGATGAGTAGGGCATGTTATCCGACACAACAATGTCCGGCACACCATGAGTTGcaaac contains the following coding sequences:
- the LOC111421481 gene encoding uncharacterized protein, with the protein product MEIDPIIVSTLLIEDEENEIPQREKRIWVHSINLKRQWFGEYYSLYPDLLKDDKRFFKYFHMTPLKFRQLLGMLEPHITRQNTRYRMAIGPEERLVVCLRFLTTGNSFTSLADNYRLGETTVREIVYSTCEAIWAFIQPIVMPTPNENLWLSSEAQFRERWNFPNAVGALDGKHILIEAPQHSGSNYFCYKKHFSIVLLALVDANKKFIAVDVGAFGKNSDARIFQNSNMGQSLREGNFNMPPPKPLPDGNNLPHVIVGDEAFPLCTYLMRPYSRDDVKGNEEKKIFNYRLSRARNTVENAFGLLVRKFRLFEHKLHMSRDHTVTIILAICALHNFLREDICYWSKNDHVRLSDMRGIKNMRGARGNIRTTALAVRNTFKDYFCSEVGSVEWQRRRVREGKLH